The sequence TGGCACGCCGGAGCTCAACGCCTCCCGGGCCGACGTGACGGTGAGGGAAGGCGGAACGACGGTGGTGAATTACAAGATCGCCCTGTCCATGGTGCCCTCCGGCCAGCTGACCCTCGGCAGCCTCTACGACGCTACCCAGTCGGCGCCGCCGACCCTGCTCAATCTGGAGGCGGGGAAGACCTACGAGTTGGTGATCGCCTCCCGGCCGGGGCAGCGTTTCCCGCTGCTAGACCTGCTGATCCTCAGCGATGGCTCTCAGCCGCCCACTCTGGCGGAGCTCTGCCTGTAGAGCGGAGAGTCTGCAACAGCTGGTCGCGGGCCACCAGCAGGTGGGGATGGCGGGGGTTGTGCTCCACGGCGGGGCGAAGCTCCTCCAGAGCTTGGAGCAGGGCTTCCGGTTCCGCGACCAGCTGCCCCCAACGGGCCATTCTCACCGCGGCGTCGGCGTCCACCGGGCGGACCGCCAAGGCACGGCGCACGTCGGCCTTGGCGGTCCGCAGTTTCTGAGTGTCCGGCGCACCGCTTTCCCGGGCCCACCGGGCTTGCTCCAGGGCGATGCCGGCTCGGACGGTAAGCCCCCGGACGTGCTTCGGCGAAACCTCCAGCGCCGCTTCCGCCCGCCGCTGCGCCCGTGCCAGCAGCTCCTCTGGGGAGCCCAATGGGGAGGACACCTTCCCTGCCTCCCGGTAGTGCCGAGCGAGGGTCAGCAGGACGTCTGCCAGCTCCGCCAGCGACGCGGTCTGTCGCGGATTGCGCTCCAATGCCTCCAGGTAGTGGCGGCGGGCTTGCAGTAGGACCGGTTCGGGATCTTCTCCTCGGAGCTCCAAATACCTCGCTCGTTCCACTTCCACCCGCCCCAGATTGACGTGGGGCTGGAAGGCGGTGGGGTACAAGCGCACGGTTTCCTCGAGTGCAGGCACCGCCGCGGCCAGGGCCTCCGAAGGGTCTTCGCCCCGTTGGACCAGGTAGCGGGCGCGGTAGATGGCGCTCAAACCCAGGTTGTTGAAGGAGGGGCCGTGCTCCGGGTTGATCTGCTGGCAGCGCCGCAGACTCTCCTCCGCCTGCTCCAAATCCGGCCGGGGATCGTCGCCGCGATCCAGCGCCGCCTCCCCTCGGTCGATGAGGGTGACCCCGAGATTGTTCCAGGCGACGGCATTCTCGGGATTGATCTCCACTGCTCGGCGATAGGCGTCCGCGGAGCGCTGCAGGCTGGCGCGGGGATCTTCCCCCCGAGTGCTCTGATAGCGAGCCAGGGTGGCGTGGGCTCGGCCCAGGTTGTTGAAGGCGTAGCCGTAGTCGGGGCTCAGCTCGATGGCTTGATGAAAAGCCGCCACCGCGTCCTCCAGACCCTGCCGCGGATCGATGCCCTGGGACAGGCGATAGCCGGCTCGGCGAAGTTGGATGATTCCCAGCTCGTTCAGCAGCTGGACCGGATCCGGCGCACGGGCCGCTCCCTGGCGGGCGGCCTCCAGGGCCTGCAGGAAGTCGTCCTCCGGATCCTCGCCCTGCTCCGCCCGCATCCGTGCCCGCTCGCTGAGAATGGCGGCTTTCGAATGCCAGGCGGTGGGATTCTCAGGCTCGATCTCCAACACCCGATGAGCCGCTTGCAGGGCTTCGCGCCACATCGGACCGGTTTCCTCGCCGGTGGTTGCGGCGGTGCGAGCTCGGGCCTGCCAGAGGGTGGATATCTCGAGCAGGATGCCGGGGTGCTCCGGGTCGACCTCCAAACCCAGGCGGCAGGTTGCCAATCCCTGGTGAAATCTCTCCTCCAAGGCCTCTCCTCGGCCATAAAGCTCCATCTCCAGCCGATGCACCCGCGCCGAGCAGTGCTGCAAGTAAGCGGTGACATCGCTGGCGGCGATGGTGGTGGCGCGCTCATAGGCCTCGGCTGCGGAAGCATAGGCCTGTTCGGCGGACTCCCGGTTGCCTACGTCGCGGTAGCCGTTGGCGGCGTGGGCGAAGACGTCGCCACGCAGGATCTCCGCTTCGTAGAGCCACGGTGCCGCCTCGAGAGCCTGGGCGGCGGCGGCCAGGCTCGCCTCCGAGTCCTCTTCGTAAAAGGCGATCAGGCCTTCCAGATATTGGGGCACCGCCGACGCAGCTCCGCGGCTCGCCGCCAACAACTGCAGAGCCGGCTCTCGGAGGGTCTCTTGGGCTCGTTGGCGGGCCTGCTCCCGGGCCGTCCGGTCGCCGATTCCCCGGAGCGCCGTCAGCTCCTGCTGATATCGGCGGCCGTAGACCAACCCCAGGGCGTAGGCGGCCTCCGGGGCTCGGTAGCCCGCCTCCCAGGCCGCGGTCAGATAGTCCTGCGCCTGGTCCAGATCTCCCAACACCAAGTAGCCCCGGCCCACGGCGTAGCTCGCCGGTGCCCGGGCCGCACTTCCGAGGTCCGAAGCTTGCTCTTCTAAGACGTCCATCCTCCGAGCGACCTCTCGGCGCTGCTCGCGGATGTCGTGGCGGGGGCTCATGCGGGCGGCGCGCATCAACCATTCCACGTCTTTGACCTCGGCGGTAAACCGTTGAGCCAGCTCCGCCCGCCGGGCGGCCTGCCAGCGGGTGTGGAGAGCGACCCCGGCGAGGCTCACCACCAGCAGCGTCGCCACCGCTACCACCGCCGCCAGCAACCGGTGCTTGCGCACGATCTTGAAGGTCCGGTACGCCCAGGACGGAGGGTGGGCGAGGATGGGCTCGCCGTCGAGAAAACGGCGCAGATCCTCCGCCAGCGCCCGGGCCGAGGGATAGCGGCGCCGCGGTTCTTTCTCCAGACAGTGGAGGATGATGGTGGCTAGATCCGCCGGCAGCTGGGGCCGGAGGCGGCGGGGGTGTAAAGGTTCCCGGTGGAGGGTGGAGAGGACCAGGTCCATGGGGCTGCCGGAGAACACCGGCTCGCCGGTGACCAGCTGGTAGAGGGTGGCTCCGAGGGAGTAGACGTCGCTGCGCCGGTCCACCGCTCCCACCACCCCCTGGGCCTGCTCCGGGGCCATATACGGTGGCGTGCCCAGCACCGCACCGTCGGCGGTGAGGGCGGTGCCGTCCTGCTGGTGGACGAGGCCGAAGTCCACCACATAGGGCTTCCAGCGCTCGGCGTCGGCGGTCTCTTCCACCAGGATGTTGGCGGGCTTCAGATCGCGGTGGATCAGGCCGGTGCGGTGGGCGGCGTGGATGGCCTCCGCCACCTGCGCCACCACCCGCACCTGCTCCTCCAAAGTCATCCGCGGCGCCACCTGATCGAGGGTCTCCCCCTCGATGTACTGCATGGCGATGTACAGCTGGTCCGGGTCTTCACCGACCTCGTAGACCCGGCAGATGTTGGGATGGTCGAGGCTCGCCTGGGCGCGGGCCTCCCTCAGCAGCCGCCGGGCGGAGTCTGCGCTGTAGCTGTGGAGGATCTTGAGCGCTACCGCGCGCTCCAAGGTCGGATCCCAGGCCTTGTAGACCTCGCCCATACCGCCCTGGCCCAGGAGAATGCCGGTGTCGTAGCGCATGACCCTCGGTAAGTGGCCGGCGGAAATCCGCCGAAGATTGTGAAAAAAATGCCTACCCGGATGGTAGCACCGGATCCCCTCGGGAGGCAGGGGCGGCAGCCCCGGTCAGGGCCCGAGCCCCGGAAGCTGCGGACACAAAAGAACCCGCGGCTCCCGGAGGAACAACGCGGGTCAAGCGAAGTGATCTTCTTGGGGTGTTACGGACTACTTGGCGCGGGCCTTGATCAGCACATCCACCCGGCGGTTGAGCTGGCGGCCGGACTCGGTGTCGTTGCTGGCCACCGGAGCACTCTCGCCATAGCCCACGGCGGTCATGCGATCCGGATCGATGCCGCGGCCGATGAGAGCATTGCGCACCGCTTCGGCACGACGTTCGGAAAGATCCTGATTGTGCTCCTCGCTACCGGTGGCGTCGGTATGGCCCTGAATCACCACGGCGGTCTTACGGAACTCGTGGAGCACGTCCGCCAAGCCGGCGGTGGTGGAGCGGCCGGAGCCGCCGAGGACCGCCGAATCGAGGTCGAAGAGGATCTCGTCGTCGAAGTGCACCAGGAGGGTGTCCTCGCTCACGCGCTCGACCTGGGTGCCGGGGATGCGCGCCAACTTCTCTTCCTGGCGATCCATGTAGAAGCCCACGCCGCCGCCGATGGCGGCACCGATGGCAGCGCCGGCGAGGATCTCGTCGGCTTCCCGCTTGCCGTCGAGCACCGCCGCGGCGGCACCGGCGGCGGCGCCGATGCCCGCTCCCTTGGCGGTCTTGTCACGCTGGGTGGTGTAGGGCTGACGCTCCTGCTGGATCACCGAGCAGCCGGCGGTGAGCAGGGTGATGAGCAGCAACGCCAGGGTTGCCTGAAACTGCCGTCCGCAGTTCTTACAATCCCATCTGTCGATTCGTAGCATGGTCTTGCTCCTTCCTTGGGGCGAGAGGCGCTCATTCGGCCTGTTTCGGCGATTGCCCGGCCTCGAGCGCTGCCCTGGGAGTAGAGAAGGTGCAAGGGGTGTTCCAGGGGCTCTTATTCGATGACCGTCCCCTTGGCCACCACCACCACGCCGTCATCGGAGATGGTGAAGCGCTGGCGATCCTCTTCCAGGTCGACGCCGATGCGGGCGCCGGCGGGAATCCGGACGTTCTTGTCGATCACCGCCCGCCGCACCACCGCTCCGCGGCCGACGTCGACGCTGTCCAGAAGTACGCTGTCCTCCACTTCAGCAAAGGAGTTGATCCGCACCCGGGGGGAGAGCACCGAGCGGCGCACCGTGCCGCCGGAGATCACCACGCCACCGGCCACCAGCGAGTTGAGCGCCCGCCCCGTGCGCTCCGCTCCTTCGTGGACGAATTTCGCCGGCGGGTCCGGGTATTGCCAGGAGAGGATCGGCCACCGGCGGTTGTAGAGGTCGAAGGTGGGGTTGGCCGCCACCAAGTCCATGGACGCCTGGTAGTAGGCGTCGAGAGTTCCCACATCCCGCCAATAGCCCCGCTCGCGCTCCGGCTGGCCGGGCACCCGGTTCGACCCGAAGTCATAAACATAGGCTCGTCCTTCCGCCACCAGCTTGGGGATGATGTCGCGGCCGATGTCGTTCTTCGAATCTTCGTCCTCGTGGTCCTCGGTGACCACCCGCCGCAGAACATCCGCGTTGAAGATGTAATTGCCCATGGAGGCGAAGGCCATTTCCGGCTGTCCGGGCATGGGTGGAGGGTCGTCGGGCTTTTCCACGAAGTCGTGGATCGAGCCGTCGTCGCTGGCCCCGATGACACCAAAGGCCCGGGCTTCCTCCAGCGGCACCGGAATCCCCGCCACGGTGACGCCGGCGCCGGTGGCGGCGTGCTGCTCGAGCATGGGCATGATGTCCATGCGGTAGATGTGGTCGGCGCCGAAGACCGCCACGTACTCCGGCCGCTCGTCCCCCAAGATGTTGAGGTTCTGGTATATGGCGTCGGCGGAGCCGGCGAACCAGCGGGGACCGGTGCGCATCTGCGCCGGCACTGTCACCACGTAATTGCCCAGCAGGGGAGAGAGGCGCCAGGTCTGAGCCAGGTGGCGGTCCAGGCTGTGGCTCAGGTATTGGGTGAGCACCACGATCTTGCGCAGTCCGGAGTTCACCAGGCTCGACAGCACGATGTCGATGAGCCGGTATTTGGCACCGAAGGGCACCGCCGGCTTGGCCCGCTCCTGGGTCAGGGGAAGCAGCCGGCGTCCTTCGCCGCCGGCGAGGACCATGGCCAAGACGTCAAAGCGTTGCGACATGTCTCTCCTCGGATCTTTGGAATCCGGGTGGTTTCCGGGGGGTGACGCCCGCGGAAAGGTACCGCGGACAGGCCTGTAATTCTCCGTCCTCCCGTCGAGTCGAGGGTAGTGCATCCGGGCAAAGTGGGGAAGCCCGGGGCCTCCGATGGAACGAATTCTTAACGCAAGTGTGCGATGGGGCGGTCTTTTGGCCTCTTGAAAGGGGTAAAGGCCGGCAGAGTGGCTGCGGGCCTACCTGGACATCAAGACATCAAAAGGAGTATGATTTGATGCATGAGAACCACCTTGACCCTGGATCAGGACGTGGCGGTGACCCTGGAACGTTTGCGCAAAGAGAGGGAAATGACCATGAAGAAGCTTGTCAACGAAGCTCTGCGGGAGGGCCTGCGGGTGCTGGAACATCCGCCGGAGGACTCCGCGCCCTTCAAGACCGATACCGTATCCCTAGGCCCGTGCCTCATCGGCGATCTGGCCGACGTGGCGGAGGCGCTGGCTCTGGCGGAGGGCGACGATTTCCGATGATTCTCGTCGACGCCAATCTGCTGGTCTACGCCCACGTGGAGGGCTTGCCGCAGCACGAGGCGGCCCGCCAGTGGCTGGATGAGCAGTTGAGCGGCAGCAGCCAGGTCGGCTTGCCGTGGCCGTCGCTCCTGGCCTTCGCCCGGTTGGTCTCCAATCCACGGGTCTTCGAGCGGCCGCTAACCGTGGCGGACGCCTGGAAGCAGGTCGAGCGCTGGTTGGACGCCAGCAGCGCCTGGATCCCCCTACCCAGCGCCCGCCATGCGGAGATTCTGGGGGAGATCCTCGCCACCGGCGTGGTCCACCGGGCTACTCTCCTGCCGGACGCTCACCTGGCGGCGCTGGCCTTGGAGCACGGCCTGGTGTTGTGCAGCGCCGACAGCGATTTCGCGCGTTTTC comes from Acidobacteriota bacterium and encodes:
- a CDS encoding protein kinase, encoding MRYDTGILLGQGGMGEVYKAWDPTLERAVALKILHSYSADSARRLLREARAQASLDHPNICRVYEVGEDPDQLYIAMQYIEGETLDQVAPRMTLEEQVRVVAQVAEAIHAAHRTGLIHRDLKPANILVEETADAERWKPYVVDFGLVHQQDGTALTADGAVLGTPPYMAPEQAQGVVGAVDRRSDVYSLGATLYQLVTGEPVFSGSPMDLVLSTLHREPLHPRRLRPQLPADLATIILHCLEKEPRRRYPSARALAEDLRRFLDGEPILAHPPSWAYRTFKIVRKHRLLAAVVAVATLLVVSLAGVALHTRWQAARRAELAQRFTAEVKDVEWLMRAARMSPRHDIREQRREVARRMDVLEEQASDLGSAARAPASYAVGRGYLVLGDLDQAQDYLTAAWEAGYRAPEAAYALGLVYGRRYQQELTALRGIGDRTAREQARQRAQETLREPALQLLAASRGAASAVPQYLEGLIAFYEEDSEASLAAAAQALEAAPWLYEAEILRGDVFAHAANGYRDVGNRESAEQAYASAAEAYERATTIAASDVTAYLQHCSARVHRLEMELYGRGEALEERFHQGLATCRLGLEVDPEHPGILLEISTLWQARARTAATTGEETGPMWREALQAAHRVLEIEPENPTAWHSKAAILSERARMRAEQGEDPEDDFLQALEAARQGAARAPDPVQLLNELGIIQLRRAGYRLSQGIDPRQGLEDAVAAFHQAIELSPDYGYAFNNLGRAHATLARYQSTRGEDPRASLQRSADAYRRAVEINPENAVAWNNLGVTLIDRGEAALDRGDDPRPDLEQAEESLRRCQQINPEHGPSFNNLGLSAIYRARYLVQRGEDPSEALAAAVPALEETVRLYPTAFQPHVNLGRVEVERARYLELRGEDPEPVLLQARRHYLEALERNPRQTASLAELADVLLTLARHYREAGKVSSPLGSPEELLARAQRRAEAALEVSPKHVRGLTVRAGIALEQARWARESGAPDTQKLRTAKADVRRALAVRPVDADAAVRMARWGQLVAEPEALLQALEELRPAVEHNPRHPHLLVARDQLLQTLRSTGRAPPEWAAESHR
- a CDS encoding OmpA family protein → MLRIDRWDCKNCGRQFQATLALLLITLLTAGCSVIQQERQPYTTQRDKTAKGAGIGAAAGAAAAVLDGKREADEILAGAAIGAAIGGGVGFYMDRQEEKLARIPGTQVERVSEDTLLVHFDDEILFDLDSAVLGGSGRSTTAGLADVLHEFRKTAVVIQGHTDATGSEEHNQDLSERRAEAVRNALIGRGIDPDRMTAVGYGESAPVASNDTESGRQLNRRVDVLIKARAK
- the glgC gene encoding glucose-1-phosphate adenylyltransferase, with amino-acid sequence MSQRFDVLAMVLAGGEGRRLLPLTQERAKPAVPFGAKYRLIDIVLSSLVNSGLRKIVVLTQYLSHSLDRHLAQTWRLSPLLGNYVVTVPAQMRTGPRWFAGSADAIYQNLNILGDERPEYVAVFGADHIYRMDIMPMLEQHAATGAGVTVAGIPVPLEEARAFGVIGASDDGSIHDFVEKPDDPPPMPGQPEMAFASMGNYIFNADVLRRVVTEDHEDEDSKNDIGRDIIPKLVAEGRAYVYDFGSNRVPGQPERERGYWRDVGTLDAYYQASMDLVAANPTFDLYNRRWPILSWQYPDPPAKFVHEGAERTGRALNSLVAGGVVISGGTVRRSVLSPRVRINSFAEVEDSVLLDSVDVGRGAVVRRAVIDKNVRIPAGARIGVDLEEDRQRFTISDDGVVVVAKGTVIE
- a CDS encoding CopG family transcriptional regulator encodes the protein MRTTLTLDQDVAVTLERLRKEREMTMKKLVNEALREGLRVLEHPPEDSAPFKTDTVSLGPCLIGDLADVAEALALAEGDDFR
- a CDS encoding TA system VapC family ribonuclease toxin, producing MILVDANLLVYAHVEGLPQHEAARQWLDEQLSGSSQVGLPWPSLLAFARLVSNPRVFERPLTVADAWKQVERWLDASSAWIPLPSARHAEILGEILATGVVHRATLLPDAHLAALALEHGLVLCSADSDFARFPSLRWVNPLQREG